ACACATGCCTTTTTTCAGCAGCGGTGAGATAACTATCATCAATGCACCGACACCCAGGCCCCACCACATCAGATACTCATACAGGTTGGTATAAGTCGCCAGAGTGGAGGCGAGATCAGTTGCTCCATCCTGGGGAACAGCTGCCATCTTACCGATACGGGTTGCAACGGTTTCTGACAGGGCTGTTGCCAGGAACCAAGTGCCCATACTCACACTGACCACTTTGCCAATGGACAGCTTGGTCACGGCGGACAGACCAACAGGGGAGAGGCACAGCTCACCAGAGGTGTGCAACAGGTAGGCGAGCACCAGCCAGATCATTGCTACTTTACCGGCCTCTGTGGGGTATGCAGCACCTAGCACCAAGGCGCCGAAGCCCAAGCCAGCTTGGATAATGCCCAAACCGAATTTCACCGGTGTACTTGGCTCCCATCCGCGCTTGCCCAGCCAAACCCACAGGGTGGCGAAGGGAATGGCCAGCAGCATGATAAAGCCTGCGTTGAGTGAGCCAAACATGGAGGCGCGTACTTCACCGTCGCCGATGGAGCGGTCCAGTACACGGTCTGCATACAGGGTCATAGAACCTGCGGACTGTTCGAACAATGCCCAGAAGACGATAGTAGAGGTAATAAGGACCATCAGTACAACGGTGCGTGAGAACTCCTCACTATAGTGGCGGACAAAGCCGTAACCAATAAAGGCTACCAGAGCCAGCAACATGCCGCCCAACCACAGGTCGTCGCCATTGAAGGCCCAAATCAGGCCAAGGCCGGCAGACAGAGCGGCCATACCAATGGCGACAACATCTTTACTCTTATTGTCTTTGTACAGCATGGAGAACAGGATCAGGCCGACGATTGCGACGATCAAGAGGCTGTTCTGAGCCAGGTGCACCATGGGCTCACTCTGTACCAGGTACCAAACCAAACCAAGAGACAGGATGGCGCCGAGGTAAACAGCCCACTCTTTATTGATCGGACCAAGCGCCTTTTCTTTCAGTACTTCCGGACGGCTCGGTTCTGCCAGGCCGTCAAGGTACTTTTGGCCCCAAACAAAGGTGATCAGGCCGAAGACCATACCGATACCGGCAAGACCAAATCCATAGCCCCAACCGTAAGTTTCTCCCAGCCAACCGCACAGCAGGGTAGCAATAAAGGAGCCTACGTTGATGCCCATATAAAAGATGGTAAAGCCGGCATCGCGGCGGGAATCATTTTTCGGATAGAGTTGGCCGACAATGGTGGAAATATTGGGCTTTAAGAAGCCGACTCCCACGGTGATCAGTGCCAGGGCCATAAAGAAGACTTTGAGGGCCACCACATCCTGAATAATTACGTTTTCAGTCAGGGTGGTCCCTGCCGCAATCACGCTGCCATCATTCAAAGTAATGGCTTCTGAAAGAACTGTACCTGCCGCATAGGAGATAGCCTGATGGCCTTCCACAGCCATTAACAAGTGGCCTAGACACAGCAGTACACCGCCAAATAGTACGGCCTTGCGCATACCCAGGTAGCGGTCAGCCAGTAGGCCACCGATCAGGGGCAGGGCGTATACCAAGCCAGCATAGGCGCCGAGTACGTCGTAACCCGCGCTATCGGTAAAAAGGTGATACTTGGTGAGGTAGAGTAGGAGCAAGTACTTCATCCCATAGAAGGAGAATCGCTCCCACAGCTCTGTAGCAAAACAGATATAGAGCCCTTTCGGGTGGCCGAGCAATTCGCCCGAGCTCGGAGAGGCCGCCGTTGTGACGTCCGCGACATTAGAAGACATAGAAGTTCCT
The DNA window shown above is from Microbulbifer variabilis and carries:
- a CDS encoding peptide MFS transporter translates to MSSNVADVTTAASPSSGELLGHPKGLYICFATELWERFSFYGMKYLLLLYLTKYHLFTDSAGYDVLGAYAGLVYALPLIGGLLADRYLGMRKAVLFGGVLLCLGHLLMAVEGHQAISYAAGTVLSEAITLNDGSVIAAGTTLTENVIIQDVVALKVFFMALALITVGVGFLKPNISTIVGQLYPKNDSRRDAGFTIFYMGINVGSFIATLLCGWLGETYGWGYGFGLAGIGMVFGLITFVWGQKYLDGLAEPSRPEVLKEKALGPINKEWAVYLGAILSLGLVWYLVQSEPMVHLAQNSLLIVAIVGLILFSMLYKDNKSKDVVAIGMAALSAGLGLIWAFNGDDLWLGGMLLALVAFIGYGFVRHYSEEFSRTVVLMVLITSTIVFWALFEQSAGSMTLYADRVLDRSIGDGEVRASMFGSLNAGFIMLLAIPFATLWVWLGKRGWEPSTPVKFGLGIIQAGLGFGALVLGAAYPTEAGKVAMIWLVLAYLLHTSGELCLSPVGLSAVTKLSIGKVVSVSMGTWFLATALSETVATRIGKMAAVPQDGATDLASTLATYTNLYEYLMWWGLGVGALMIVISPLLKKGMCGIR